CAAATCCGGTAGATATTATGATCGTGGACATTGGGTTGCCCAATAAATCAGGTATAGAAGCGATCATGTATCTGAGCGAACTCTGTCCGGGTACTCAATTTTGTATGTTTACTGTGTATGAGGACGATGAGAAAATATTTCTATCGCTACAGGCTGGTGCAAGAGGATATATTTTAAAATCTTCTCCACCGGATAAAATCATTGAGGCTGTAAGAGAATTGTACGCAGGCGGTTCACCCATGAGCCCCAGCATTGCCAGAAAAGTGTTGAACTTTTTCAACAAAATTCCCATCGTTTCTAATCAAAATCTCGCCGGACTTTCATCCAGAGAGAATGAGCTTCTCGTGCATTTAGCCAAAGGATTGTATTATAAGGAGATTGCAGATCTGCTGGGTATCACCACCGGTACAGTCAAGCAACACATTCACAAAATTTACGAAAAACTTCAGGTATCCAACCGAACAGAGGCGATTAATAAAATTAACCATCCTCTGAAGTAGATACTAGTTAAAGGTATCTGATGATATAACTTTGGTTATATTCCTGCGTTTAGAGGCCCATCTATTTTTGTGGAATTATTTAACCATTAAATCCATAAAAATGATGAAATTAAAAAAATTACGACTATTGATTGTGCTTGGCTTCTGCGTAACCATCGCATTTGCGCAAACAGGCAATCCACCCAACGAAAAGTGGTACAGACATCTCCGAGGAGACATACACAATGTGGTTAACGATGTAATTCCGGCTCAGGATGGGGGATATTTTGTAATTGGAAGTACAAGATCAACAAAGGATGACTTTAATTTTTGTTATTCATGTAGCTACAAAAGAAATCAGGCTTATGTTATAAAGCTGGATCATCAGGGCAAGCCGTTATGGAAAAAGATTTTACTGCCACCAAATAATCAACTAAATGCATACGATAGTTATGTAAACCATGGCATAGAGGTTAATGATGGGATAGTTCTTGGAGGGTATTTGAGAAATGGGCTTAATCTGAGCAATCAATTTCATTTAGTAAAAATCAATAAAAACACAGGAGATGAAATTTGGGCCAGAAGAGTTGGAGATATCTGGCCAATAGATTTTAATGGGTATAACCCCATTAGGTTTATCAGCACCCAAGAAGGGTTTCTGGTTTGGGCTCAGAGCAGTATAAATACTAGGCACACAGTTCTTGTTAGATTAAGCCATGAGGGAACTGAAATTGCTAGAAGGACAATGGAAGATTTTCGTTTGGAAGCCTCGTGCGTAGTTCATTTAAACAATGATGAAACACCAAGTATTGGAAGTACCTCAGGCAATGTTATAAAACCAACCGCGGAATATCCCATACAAAAGACAGCTGATAATAATTATATTCTACTCGGATATAAAATCAACGAGAACGTTATTGACGAATGTAATTGTTATGATTCCGACCTTAGGCTGATGAAGATTAGTCCTAATTTATCAACAGTCTGGGACCGAAGCTATGGAGGCAATTCACAGGATTCCTGGAGAGATATGGTAGTCCATCCGAATGGTGAAATTGTGATATTGGGCCGTAGCTGCACGGAAGGGACCATACCCTATGGACCTGCCAATGTCAATAGTGAAAGTTGGCTGCTCAA
This window of the Saprospiraceae bacterium genome carries:
- a CDS encoding response regulator transcription factor, translating into MRVAILEDIKEIAERLQQLFGSQKDMECRQLYHNAEEAMQFLPANPVDIMIVDIGLPNKSGIEAIMYLSELCPGTQFCMFTVYEDDEKIFLSLQAGARGYILKSSPPDKIIEAVRELYAGGSPMSPSIARKVLNFFNKIPIVSNQNLAGLSSRENELLVHLAKGLYYKEIADLLGITTGTVKQHIHKIYEKLQVSNRTEAINKINHPLK